A window of the Chthonomonas sp. genome harbors these coding sequences:
- a CDS encoding DinB family protein: MRVQDFIADQTAFCCEGLIRQAEALPADKVTWQPEGARSALDQVAECAIICGHMPATLTAKTMPDFTPEMIAEFEATKAQLDTLEKAAAALRTANAALVDYIRGMADADLEGQMKFWGPEPWRVADVADYHRWNMVYHTGQICYMQTLLGDKDMH, from the coding sequence ATGCGAGTTCAAGATTTTATTGCGGATCAAACCGCGTTCTGCTGCGAAGGGCTGATTCGACAAGCCGAGGCGCTCCCCGCCGACAAGGTCACCTGGCAACCCGAAGGCGCGCGCAGCGCTCTCGACCAAGTCGCCGAGTGCGCCATTATCTGCGGCCACATGCCGGCCACGCTCACGGCCAAAACCATGCCCGATTTCACGCCCGAGATGATCGCCGAATTCGAGGCCACCAAGGCTCAGCTCGACACGTTGGAGAAAGCCGCCGCCGCCCTGCGTACGGCCAACGCCGCCCTGGTGGACTACATCCGCGGCATGGCCGATGCCGACCTGGAAGGGCAAATGAAGTTCTGGGGTCCCGAGCCGTGGCGCGTGGCCGACGTGGCCGACTACCACCGCTGGAACATGGTCTATCACACCGGGCAAATCTGCTACATGCAGACGCTCCTCGGCGACAAGGACATGCACTAA
- a CDS encoding DinB family protein, with the protein MTAQELLARQLLNQQGAFIAMVNRVPADKLAWVPQEGMRSALDQYQEVATALSANWEVYSERKASFAAENMARWARNRALITDPTELERLLRADTQRLIDHVATLTEADLEANVEMPWGEHRVADTVTYHTWNMAYHEGQIAYLLQLLGINPMG; encoded by the coding sequence ATGACCGCTCAGGAACTGCTCGCTCGCCAACTTCTTAACCAACAAGGCGCCTTCATCGCCATGGTCAACCGCGTGCCCGCCGATAAGCTCGCCTGGGTTCCGCAAGAAGGCATGCGCAGCGCCCTGGACCAATATCAAGAAGTCGCGACCGCGCTCAGCGCCAACTGGGAGGTCTACAGCGAGCGCAAGGCATCCTTCGCCGCCGAGAACATGGCGCGGTGGGCCCGCAATCGCGCGCTCATCACCGATCCCACCGAGCTGGAGCGGCTCCTGCGGGCCGACACCCAGCGCCTCATTGACCACGTGGCCACGCTCACCGAAGCCGACCTCGAAGCCAACGTCGAAATGCCGTGGGGCGAGCACCGCGTCGCCGACACCGTGACCTATCACACCTGGAACATGGCCTACCACGAAGGGCAGATCGCCTACCTGTTGCAGTTGCTCGGCATCAACCCCATGGGCTAA
- the ndk gene encoding nucleoside-diphosphate kinase: protein METTLVLIKPGGVSRNLIGEITRRIEARGLTIAAMKLVQPERATVEAHYAEHAERPFFKDVCDYLTSGAIVAMAVSGTNAVKAIRAMMGATNPLDATPGTVRGDFALTIDDNLVHSSSDPEASERELGLWFPEGLAR, encoded by the coding sequence ATGGAAACAACACTTGTTCTAATTAAGCCCGGCGGAGTGAGCCGCAATCTTATCGGCGAGATCACACGCCGCATCGAGGCTCGTGGCCTGACGATCGCCGCCATGAAGTTGGTGCAGCCGGAGCGCGCCACGGTGGAAGCCCACTACGCCGAGCACGCCGAGCGCCCGTTCTTTAAGGATGTTTGCGACTACCTGACCAGCGGCGCGATTGTCGCGATGGCGGTCAGCGGTACCAACGCGGTGAAGGCGATTCGCGCGATGATGGGCGCGACAAACCCCCTCGACGCGACGCCGGGTACGGTTCGCGGCGACTTCGCGTTGACGATTGACGACAACCTGGTTCACAGTTCGAGCGACCCCGAGGCTTCGGAGCGCGAACTCGGCCTTTGGTTCCCCGAAGGCTTGGCTCGCTAA